ccctcccccctctccgtctctctctctccctgccacacGATGTCAGTATAAGGCAACCTTTgtaaatgtttaatttggctgcaTTTTCCTTTGTTCCTGCAGGAGTGAAACACGGAACATATTTGATAACGAATGCAGCACAAATTCATAAGCCCCGCCTTTAATTTAACCTTATCAAGGTTTTTGACATTTACTACAATTCACGTGGCTATCCTGATTTGCCCAAATGGGTTTTGCGGGAAGCTGTGGCTGCAGCTAAATCCCAATTTGATCATTTAGAACAAAGCAGATCAGAAACGTATTGTGTGCTGATTGACCCCTGGAACTCTGAATTTTTCAGTGAAAGGTTTTGCCTTCCTGTCTTTGAGTAGAAATGAAAGATGTGTTTGTTGACTCAGCCCCCAGtctcagctcatgtgctgctgaaatCCCCCCCCTTCTCTTTCTTTGTTCCCTTTGCACTCGACTGTTCCCACCCTCTCTCCTCAGCCCGTCTCCCATCCCCCCAGCCCTCAGTAAACATCAGTTCATCCGAAACTCCTGCTGCTTTCCCATTCCCCCgtctcctaactcacaccgagtccccttcacccctcACCCTCTCCGCTCGCTGACCTACGCTGGCTCCTCGTTTGGTGACGCCTCCGTTTTAACCTTCTCGCCCTCccgttcaaatccctccgtggcccctcgtcccctccctccctatctccgaaacctctccgcctctctctctctccctccatctctgtccTCCTTCAAAATGCTCCTGAAAAGCTCCTCTTGACCCAATATCTCACGTCACTCGTCAAGAGTCATGacagaacataggaattaggagcaggagtaggagtttaaccccccaataacctttcacccctttgcttatcaagaatctatctacctctgccctaaaaatatcaaagactctgctcccaccacctccctcactgtctctctctctctctctctccctctcgctgtctcactctctctctccctctcgctgtctcactctctctctctcctctcgctgtctcactcactctctccctctcgctgtctcactctctctctctccctcgctgtctcactctctctctctccctcgctgtctcactctctctctccctctcgctgactcactcactctctccctcactgtctctctctctcctctcgctgtctcactctctttctccctctcgctgtctcactctccctctccctcgctgtctcactctctctctccctcgctgtctcactctctctctccctctcgctgtctcactcactctctccctcactgtctctctctctctctctctctacctctcgctgtctcactctctctctccctctcgctgtctcactctctctctccctctcgctgtctcactctctctctccctcactgtctcactctctctctccctcactgtctctctctcactctccctcactgtctctctctctccctctcgctgtctcactctctccctctcgctgtctcactctctctccctcactgtctctctctcactctccctcactgtctctctctctctctctccctctcgctgtctcactctctctctccctctcgctgtctcactctctctctcctccctcgctgtctcactctctccctcgctgtctctctctcactctccctcactgtctctctctctctctctccctctcgctgtctcactctctctctcactctcgctgtctcactctctctccctccctcgctgtctcactcactctctccctcgctgtctcactctctctctccctcactgtctctctctctcctcgctgtctctctctctccctctcgctgtctcactctctctctccctctcgctgtctcactctctctctcactctccctcgctgtctcactctctctctcccttgctgtctctctctcactctccctctctgtctcactctctctctccctcgctgtctcactctctctctccctcgctgtctcactcactctctccctcgctgtctcactctctccctcgctgtctcactctctctctcccttgctgtctctctctcactctccctcgctgtctcactctctctctccctcgctgtctcactctctctctccctcgctgtctcactcactctctccctcgctgtctcactctctccctcactgtctcactctctctctccctcgctgtctcactcactctctccctcgctgtctctctctctccctcgctgtctcactctctccctcactgtctctctctctctccctcactgtctctctctctctccctcactgtctccctctccctccctcgctgtctctctttcactctccctcgctgtctctctttcactctctctcgctgtctcactctctctctctctcgctgtctcactctctccctcgctgtctccgtctctctctctctcgctgtctcactctctctctccctcgctgtctcactctctctccccctcgctgtctcactctctctctccctcgctgtctctctctcactctccctcgctgtctcactctctctctccctcgctgtctgtctctctctccctcgctgtctcactctctctctccctcgctgtctctctctcactctccctcgctgtctctctctcactctccctcgctgtctctctctctctctccctcgctgtctcaatctctctctccctctctctccctctctctccctccctctccctccctctctctccctctctctctctccctcctctctctccctctctctctctccctctctctcccctctttctctctccctctctctccctctctccctctctccctctctccctctcactctctccctcactcactctctctctctccctcgctgtctctctctctctctccctcgctgtctcactctctctctccctcgctgtctctctctcactctccctcgctgtctcactctcactctccctcgctgtctctctctctctccccctcgctgtctcactctctctctccctcgctgtctcactctctctctccctcgctgtctctctctcactctccctcgctgtctctctctcactctccctcgctgtctctctctcactctccctcgctgtctctctctcactctccctcgctgtctctctctctatccctcgctgtctcactctctctctccttcactgtctcactctctctctccctcgctgtctctctctcactctccctcgctgtctctctctctctccctcgctgtctcactctctctctccctcactgtctcactctctctctccctcgctgtctctctctcactctccctcgctgtctctctctctctcctcgctgtctcaatctctctctccctctctctccctctctctctctccctctctctctctccctctctctctctccctctctctctctctctcactctccctctctctctccctctctctctccctctctctctccctctctctctccctctctctctccctctctctccctctccctctccctccctctccctctccctctcctccctctccctctctctcctttctctccctctctctccctctctccctctctccctctccccctctctccctctccccctctctccctctccccctctctccctctccctctctctctccttctcctctctccctcccctctctctccctccctctctctccctccctctctctcctcctctctctctctccctctctctccctctctctctctccctctctctccctctccctctccctctctccctctccctctctcctctccctctccctctctctccctctccctctccctctccctctctctccctctctctccctctccctctccccctctctctctccctctctccctctctccctctctctctctctctctctctctccctctctccccctctccctctccctgtgtgcGGAGATGTACTCACCCCAGTTTCTGTATCTTACAGCCCGTCTCCTTCAGGACTCGGCTCAGTGTCgccactcctgaatctcccagataATTGTCGTTCAGGTTGAGGTCTTTCAGAGCTGGGTTTGTTTGTAGGTTCAGTGCGAGTTGGGGACAGCAGCGATGGGTCAGTCTGTTACTGCACACCCTGTGGGGGAGGAGCAGAGCAGGGTTCAGCCAGAAACAGGGAGCAGGGTCCCAAGAACAGCGCACAGCCCCGTCCGACACTGCTCACATTCACACACGCACAAACGCATATCCGCACATACATGTAGCCAGGCAGGAATACACGCGTGCTGTGGACACGCTTCAGCGCAGACACCCGTGCGTTGCTCAAGACATACCAGAGCTTCTCAATCTTACAGCCCGGACCCCTCAGGGCCTGGAACAGGGTCCCGGCCGTTACGTCCCGCAGATCGTTCTTGCTCAGGTCCAAGTGTGTCAGCGATCGACCAGCGGACAAAGCAGGGGTGAGCTCCCTGATCCAGGTCTCTGTCGCGATGTTCGCCTCACACAATCTgaaacggagagagggagagggagagagagagagagagagagagaggtcattgGCACAGCGGTGGGAGGAGACGCGGGAggtcactgcccccccccccccccgccccggagGGAGGGCAGCGGAGGTGCGGAGTCGGCGGTACACTACATGAGAGACGGAGCCCACCCTTCGGGTCCCGNNNNNNNNNNNNNNNNNNNNNNNNNNNNNNNNNNNNNNNNNNNNNNNNNNNNNNNNNNNNNNNNNNNNNNNNNNNNNNNNNNNNNNNNNNNNNNNNNNNNNNNNNNNNNNNNNNNNNNNNNNNNNNNNNNNNNNNNNNNNNNNNNNNNNNNNNNNNNNNNNNNNNNNNNNNNNNNNNNNNNNNNNNNNNNNNNNNNNNNNTAAGTTAATGTgggttaacagagagagagagagagagagagagacagagagagaggggagttaatgtgggttaacagagagagagagagagagatacacagagagagagggagcgagagagagggaagttaatgtgggttaacagagagagaaagagagagagacagagagagaggggagttaatgtgggttaacagagagagagagagagagatacacagagagagagggagcgagagagagggaagttTATGTgggttaacagagagagagagagagagggagagagagagcgagagagagtggagtTAATGTggcttaacagagagagagagagacagagagagaggggagttaatgtgggttaacagagagagagagagagagagacagagagagagggaagttaatgtgggttaacagagagagagagagagagagacagagagagaggagagttaaTGTGGgttaacagagagacagagagagagagagacagagagagaggggagttaatgtgggttaacagagagagagagagagatacacagagagagagggagcgagagagagggaagttTATGTgggttaacagagagagagagagagagggagagagagagcgagagagagtggagtTAATGTggcttaacagagagagagagagagacagagagagaggggagttaatgtgggttaacagagagagagagagagagagacagagagagaggagagttaatgtgggttaacagagagagagagagagagatacacagagagagagggagcgagagagagggaagttTATGTgggttaacagagagagagagagagagggagagagagagcgagagagagtggagtGAATGTggcttaacagagagagagagagagagacagagagagaggggagttaatgtgggttaacagagagagagagagacagagagagagagagcgagagagaggggagttaATGTgggttaacagagagagagagagagagagacagagagaaaggggagttAATGTgggttaacagagagagagagagagacagtgagagagaggggagttaATGTggcttaacagagagagagacagagagagagacaca
This DNA window, taken from Heterodontus francisci isolate sHetFra1 chromosome 45, sHetFra1.hap1, whole genome shotgun sequence, encodes the following:
- the LOC137356251 gene encoding ribonuclease inhibitor-like; translation: MGRRLCEANIATETWIRELTPALSAGRSLTHLDLSKNDLRDVTAGTLFQALRGPGCKIEKLWVCSNRLTHRCCPQLALNLQTNPALKDLNLNDNYLGDSGVATLSRVLKETGCKIQKLGFWNNGITDTGCKVLTSALGLKETLTHLDLADNRLTDNAVPGLTSFIRCSIKLESIRLAGNRFSRAKRRDLLSCGLCASDSTHQA